The Thermotoga maritima MSB8 region CATCGCAGAGCAAAAAACCACCCGCAACTTTCAGATGGTATTCATCATCACCCGATTTTATTTTTACATCGCACACGGAGAGCTGGGTTACTATGGGAGCCCTCCTGGGGAGGATTCCCATGGATCCTTCCACCGTTCTGAAAGAAATGAAGTCGCTTTCTCTGTCGTACACGATCCCATAGGGTGTAACGATTTTTACCTTCACATTTTCAACTCCTCATTTCTTTTGCTCTTTCTTTAACTTCGTCGATGTTTCCGGCCATGAGAAACGCCTGTTCAGGTACATCGTCGAGTTTTCCGTCGAGAATCTCCTTGAATCCTCTAATTGTTTCTTCAATGGGTACGTATCTTCCAGGACGACCTGTGAACCTTTCTGCTACGTGGAACGGCTGGCTGAGGAACCTTTGAATTCTTCTGGCACGGTGAACCACAAGTTTGTCTTCCGGAGAGAGTTCCTCCACACCGAGTATGGCGATAATATCCTGAAGGTCCTTGTATCTCTGAAGAACTTCCTGAACACCTCTTGCCACTTCGTAATGCTCTCTTCCAACGATCGCTGGATCCAGAATTTTCGAGGAGGAGTCGAGAGGATCAACCGCCGGGTAAAGTCCAAGTTCTGCTATTCTTCGTGACAGAACCACAGTGGCATCAAGATGGGCGAAGGTGGTTGCCGGTGCCGGGTCGGTTATGTCGTCCGCAGGAACGTATATGGCCTGAACGGATGTGATGGAACCTCTCCTCGTCGAAGTGATTCTCTCCTGAAGTTCTCCCATATCGGTTGCGAGGGTGGGCTGATATCCCACAGCAGACGGCATTCTTCCGAGAAGTGCCGAGACTTCACTTCCAGCTTGGACAAACCTGAATATGTTGTCTATGAAGAGAAGAACGTCTCTTCCTTCTACGTCTCTGAAGTACTCAGCGATGGTGAGGGCGGTAAGAGCCACTCTGAACCTTGCTCCCGGGGGCTCGTTCATCTGGCCAAAAACGAGAACGGTGTTTCCAAGAACTCCGCTTTCCTGCATTTCGAGCCAGAGTTCGTTACCTTCTCTTGTTCTCTCCCCGACACCTGCGAACACTGAAAATCCCTTGTGTTCTATTGCGATGTTTCTGATGAGTTCCATAACGAGCACGGTCTTTCCAACGCCCGCTCCTCCGAAGAAACCGATCTTTCCGCCCTTTGGGAACGGAGCGAGAAGATCGATCACCTTTATACCGGTCTCGAGGATTTCTATCTCTGTGGATTGTTCCACAAGCTCAGGGGCTGGTCTGTGAATGGGCCATCTTTCTTTGGCTTTTATTTCTCCTGCTTCGTCGACAGGTTCACCTATCACGTTCAGGATCCTTCCAAGGACTTCTTTCCCCACAGGTGCTGTTATGGGAGCTCCTGTATCTACCACTTCCAGACCTTTGGTTAAACCGTCTGTTGAATCCATAGCCACCGTTCTAACAACTCCATCGCCGATGAGCTGCTCCACCTCGAGCACTACCTTCTGCCCCGTTTGGGGATTTACAACTTCGAGGGCGTTGTATATATCCGGGAGTTCCTCTTCGGGAAATTTCACGTCCACAACAGGTCCCATAATACTCACAATGAATCCTTTCGAACCCTTTGCCATGCCATATCACCTCATTTTTCTATTTCCTTCAGAGCTTCTGCTCCCGTAACGATCTCTATGAGTTCCTGGGTGATCGAAGCCTGACGCGCTTTGTTGTACGCCAGTGTCAGCTCCCTGATCACTTCCTGGGCGTTGTCTGTGGCGTTCTTCATGGCGTTCTGTCTTGCGTAGTATTCTCCTATCTTCGTCTGAAACATGAGTTCCATGAGTGTGGCCGAGAGATAGTAATGAAAGATCAGCGGAGCAATTTGCTCTAGGCGTGGTTCGTATTCGAAGTCTTCTCTCTTTTTTTCTTCCTTTTTGATGGGAAGAAGTTCGTGCACTTCTGGCCTCTGTATAAGAACGTTTTTGAATCGGCTGAAAATCACTCTGACTCTCGCGGGTTTCCCATCGAGAAAATTGAGAATATCTTCCACGATCGTAGAGCCGTTTCTAAAGTCGGGTATTTCGTAGAATCTGTCGTACATTTTCAACACTTTTCCGTCCTTGAAATGGTTTATGGCTTTGAGACCTACGAGTATGAGGTGTGGATCCCTGGATTCGGAGATCACTCTTTCTGCCTCTCTCAAGATTTCACTGTTGAAGGAACCACACAGTCCCATATCGCTTGTTATCACCACGATCAGGTCTCTGTTCCCTTCTTCAAAAAAGATCGGATCGAGAGATTCCGCTGGAACCAGCGCCCACAATCTTTTCACTTCGTCGTAGAAGGGCTTGAATTTTTGATACTCCGACTCTATTTTTCTCACCTTTGCGCGCGCTACCATCTCCATAGCGCGCGTGATCTTCATCAGTGATTGTGTTGCGTTTATCTTTCTCTTTATCTGTAGCATTCGACCTCTACTCATTGCACATCACACCCTGAAAGTGGTTTTGAATTCTTCAATGGCTTTCTTGAGTTTTTCCTCCGTTTCCGAAGTCAGTTCTTTCTTCGTCTTTATGTCGTCGAGGATATCCTGGTGCTTTTCGTGCATAAATCTGAGAAATTCCTTCTCGAATCTTCTGACTTCTTCCACCGGGAGATCATCGAGGTATCCCCTGACACCTGCGAAGAGAACGACGACCTGCTCTTCAACGGGCATAGGACTGTACTGTTCCTGTTTCAGAAGTTCCATGAGCCTCTGTCCTCTTATGATCTGGGCTCTGGTAGCTGGATCCAGTTCTGTGGCAAACTGAGCGAACGTTTCGAGTTCTCTGTACTGTGCAAGATCAATTCTCAACATACCGGCGACCTGCTTCATTGCTTTTATCTGCGCAGATCCTCCAACCCTGGAAACGGACAGACCAACGTTGATAGCAGGTCTCTGACCGGCGTAGAACAATCCGGGCTCGAGGTATATCTGACCGTCAGTGATGGATATCACGTTCGTTGGAATGTAGGCGGATATATCGTTCGCCTGAGTTTCAACGATGGGTAGAGCCGTGAGGGATCCTCCACCGAGTTTGTCGTTCAGTCTGACGGCCCTCTCAAGGAGTCTGGAGTGT contains the following coding sequences:
- the atpG gene encoding ATP synthase F1 subunit gamma, translated to MLQIKRKINATQSLMKITRAMEMVARAKVRKIESEYQKFKPFYDEVKRLWALVPAESLDPIFFEEGNRDLIVVITSDMGLCGSFNSEILREAERVISESRDPHLILVGLKAINHFKDGKVLKMYDRFYEIPDFRNGSTIVEDILNFLDGKPARVRVIFSRFKNVLIQRPEVHELLPIKKEEKKREDFEYEPRLEQIAPLIFHYYLSATLMELMFQTKIGEYYARQNAMKNATDNAQEVIRELTLAYNKARQASITQELIEIVTGAEALKEIEK
- the atpD gene encoding F0F1 ATP synthase subunit beta; this encodes MAKGSKGFIVSIMGPVVDVKFPEEELPDIYNALEVVNPQTGQKVVLEVEQLIGDGVVRTVAMDSTDGLTKGLEVVDTGAPITAPVGKEVLGRILNVIGEPVDEAGEIKAKERWPIHRPAPELVEQSTEIEILETGIKVIDLLAPFPKGGKIGFFGGAGVGKTVLVMELIRNIAIEHKGFSVFAGVGERTREGNELWLEMQESGVLGNTVLVFGQMNEPPGARFRVALTALTIAEYFRDVEGRDVLLFIDNIFRFVQAGSEVSALLGRMPSAVGYQPTLATDMGELQERITSTRRGSITSVQAIYVPADDITDPAPATTFAHLDATVVLSRRIAELGLYPAVDPLDSSSKILDPAIVGREHYEVARGVQEVLQRYKDLQDIIAILGVEELSPEDKLVVHRARRIQRFLSQPFHVAERFTGRPGRYVPIEETIRGFKEILDGKLDDVPEQAFLMAGNIDEVKERAKEMRS
- a CDS encoding F0F1 ATP synthase subunit epsilon, producing MKVKIVTPYGIVYDRESDFISFRTVEGSMGILPRRAPIVTQLSVCDVKIKSGDDEYHLKVAGGFLLCDGKDVIIITEEAGREEDISPDRFMEARERVERVRRFFQSSL